From the Panulirus ornatus isolate Po-2019 chromosome 58, ASM3632096v1, whole genome shotgun sequence genome, one window contains:
- the LOC139766633 gene encoding tubulin alpha-3 chain-like isoform X2 has product MPSDKIAGHHDDSFSTFFCESGAGNHVPRAVFVDLEPTVIDEVRTGTYRKLFHPEQLLTGKEDAANNYARGHYTIGKELIDLTMERVRKLADQCSGLQGFLIFHSFGGGTGSGFTSLMMERLSLDYGKKSKLEFAIYPAPQVATAVVEPYNSILTTHTTLEHSDCAFMVDNEAIYDICRRNLDIERPTYTNLNRLIGQIVSSITASLRFDGALNVDLTEFQTNLVPYPRIHFPLVTYAPVVSAAKANHEQLSVAEITSACFEPANQMVKCDPRHGKYMACCLLYRGDVVPKDVNCAIATIKTKRSIQFVDWCPTGFKVGINYQPPTVVPGGDLAKVSRAVCMLSNTTAIGEAWARLDHKFDLMYAKRAFVHWYVGEGMEEGEFSEAREDLAALEKDYEEVGLDSSDEAEEEPEEF; this is encoded by the exons ATGCCCTCCGACAAGATAGCTGGCCACCATGATGACTCCTTCAGCACCTTCTTCTGCGAGTCCGGTGCCGGTAACCACGTCCCAAGGGCCGTGTTCGTCGACCTGGAGCCGACTGTCATAG ACGAGGTACGGACGGGCACGTACAGGAAGCTGTTCCACCCTGAACAACTACTGACGGGGAAGGAGGACGCAGCCAACAACTACGCGCGTGGACACTACACTATAGGCAAGGAGCTGATTGACCTTACCATGGAGAGGGTTAGGAAGCTGGCCGACCAGTGTTCAGGACTACAG GGCTTCCTCATCTTCCACTCCTTCGGCGGCGGTACGGGTTCTGGCTTCACCTCGCTCATGATGGAGCGCCTCTCCCTCGACTACGGCAAGAAGAGCAAGCTGGAATTCGCCATCTACCCCGCGCCTCAG GTAGCGACGGCTGTGGTGGAACCATACAACTCCATCCTGACGACGCACACGACGCTGGAACACTCGGACTGCGCCTTCATGGTGGACAACGAGGCCATCTACGACATCTGCCGCAGGAACCTGGACATCGAGCGACCGACCTACACCAACCTCAACCGGCTCATTGGTCAGATCGTCTCCTCCATCACGGCCTCGCTCAG GTTTGACGGCGCCCTCAACGTGGACCTGACGGAGTTCCAGACTAACCTGGTTCCGTACCCAAGGATCCATTTCCCCCTAGTCACGTACGCCCCTGTGGTCTCCGCTGCTAAGGCCAACCACGAGCAGCTCTCAGTTGCGGAGATCACCAGCGCCTGCTTCGAGCCTGCCAAccag ATGGTGAAGTGCGACCCCCGGCATGGGAAGTACATGGCCTGCTGCCTTCTCTACCGCGGAGATGTGGTGCCTAAGGACGTCAACTGCGCCATCGCCACCATCAAGACCAAGAGGTCCATCCAGTTCGTCGACTGGTGTCCAACTGGGTtcaag GTGGGCATCAACTACCAGCCTCCGACGGTGGTACCTGGTGGGGACCTGGCGAAGGTTTCGAGAGCAGTTTGTATGTTgtccaacaccacagctatcgGGGAGGCCTGGGCTCGCCTCGACCACAAGTTCGACCTAATGTATGCCAAGCGGGCCTTCGTCCACTG GTACGTGGGGGaaggcatggaggagggtgagttcTCTGAGGCCCGCGAGGACCTGGCTGCCCTCGAGAAGGACTACGAGGAGGTCGGCCTCGACTCCTCCGACGAGGCTGAGGAAGAGCCCGAGGAGTTCTAG
- the LOC139766633 gene encoding tubulin alpha-3 chain-like isoform X1, giving the protein MRECISVHVGQAGVQIGNACWELYCLEHGIQPDGSMPSDKIAGHHDDSFSTFFCESGAGNHVPRAVFVDLEPTVIDEVRTGTYRKLFHPEQLLTGKEDAANNYARGHYTIGKELIDLTMERVRKLADQCSGLQGFLIFHSFGGGTGSGFTSLMMERLSLDYGKKSKLEFAIYPAPQVATAVVEPYNSILTTHTTLEHSDCAFMVDNEAIYDICRRNLDIERPTYTNLNRLIGQIVSSITASLRFDGALNVDLTEFQTNLVPYPRIHFPLVTYAPVVSAAKANHEQLSVAEITSACFEPANQMVKCDPRHGKYMACCLLYRGDVVPKDVNCAIATIKTKRSIQFVDWCPTGFKVGINYQPPTVVPGGDLAKVSRAVCMLSNTTAIGEAWARLDHKFDLMYAKRAFVHWYVGEGMEEGEFSEAREDLAALEKDYEEVGLDSSDEAEEEPEEF; this is encoded by the exons ATG CGTGAGTGTATCAGCGTTCACGTGGGCCAGGCGGGCGTACAGATCGGCAACGCCTGCTGGGAACTCTACTGCCTGGAGCACGGCATCCAACCCGATGGTTCCATGCCCTCCGACAAGATAGCTGGCCACCATGATGACTCCTTCAGCACCTTCTTCTGCGAGTCCGGTGCCGGTAACCACGTCCCAAGGGCCGTGTTCGTCGACCTGGAGCCGACTGTCATAG ACGAGGTACGGACGGGCACGTACAGGAAGCTGTTCCACCCTGAACAACTACTGACGGGGAAGGAGGACGCAGCCAACAACTACGCGCGTGGACACTACACTATAGGCAAGGAGCTGATTGACCTTACCATGGAGAGGGTTAGGAAGCTGGCCGACCAGTGTTCAGGACTACAG GGCTTCCTCATCTTCCACTCCTTCGGCGGCGGTACGGGTTCTGGCTTCACCTCGCTCATGATGGAGCGCCTCTCCCTCGACTACGGCAAGAAGAGCAAGCTGGAATTCGCCATCTACCCCGCGCCTCAG GTAGCGACGGCTGTGGTGGAACCATACAACTCCATCCTGACGACGCACACGACGCTGGAACACTCGGACTGCGCCTTCATGGTGGACAACGAGGCCATCTACGACATCTGCCGCAGGAACCTGGACATCGAGCGACCGACCTACACCAACCTCAACCGGCTCATTGGTCAGATCGTCTCCTCCATCACGGCCTCGCTCAG GTTTGACGGCGCCCTCAACGTGGACCTGACGGAGTTCCAGACTAACCTGGTTCCGTACCCAAGGATCCATTTCCCCCTAGTCACGTACGCCCCTGTGGTCTCCGCTGCTAAGGCCAACCACGAGCAGCTCTCAGTTGCGGAGATCACCAGCGCCTGCTTCGAGCCTGCCAAccag ATGGTGAAGTGCGACCCCCGGCATGGGAAGTACATGGCCTGCTGCCTTCTCTACCGCGGAGATGTGGTGCCTAAGGACGTCAACTGCGCCATCGCCACCATCAAGACCAAGAGGTCCATCCAGTTCGTCGACTGGTGTCCAACTGGGTtcaag GTGGGCATCAACTACCAGCCTCCGACGGTGGTACCTGGTGGGGACCTGGCGAAGGTTTCGAGAGCAGTTTGTATGTTgtccaacaccacagctatcgGGGAGGCCTGGGCTCGCCTCGACCACAAGTTCGACCTAATGTATGCCAAGCGGGCCTTCGTCCACTG GTACGTGGGGGaaggcatggaggagggtgagttcTCTGAGGCCCGCGAGGACCTGGCTGCCCTCGAGAAGGACTACGAGGAGGTCGGCCTCGACTCCTCCGACGAGGCTGAGGAAGAGCCCGAGGAGTTCTAG